DNA sequence from the Cellulophaga sp. HaHaR_3_176 genome:
GATGGAGGCTTCTTTTGAGAAAATATCCATCTATGATTTTAACCCAACTCCACAAAAATTACCTGAATACGAGCGTAAGGTTCTTGAAGATTGGGTTGCATTACTAAATGCGAATGTACCCAGCAATAATAAAACTAACCCCAACACAAAAAACATAGATTCTATTTTACAGGTTTCTAAAAAGATTTTAACAGAAGCAAAAAATAAAGACGCACTCACGCAACGCTCACTTGCAGAAAAAGAAATGGAAATCAATAAAAACGATCTTGATTTATCACAACAATTACGCAGAATTATTTCCGCCTTTGAACAAGAAGTAATAAATGCTACTTACAACGACAATCAAAAAAGAGAAGATATTTTAAACAGAAGTACGCGCTTGGCTGGTATTGCTGCTCTACTCGGCTTTATTGTGGTTGGTATATTTACTTTTCTAATAACTCGCGATTATTGGCGTGTACAAACATACCGTCAGAATTTAGAGGAGGAAAAAAAATACTCTGAATCTTTATTAAAAAGTAGAGAGCAATTGATATCGACTGTGAGTCACGATTTACGAACGCCATTAAACACCATTACAGGGTACTCTGAATTAATGGAAAACACTGGCCTTACGGGTAAACAGGTTGGTTATTTACGAAATGTAAAATCTGCAGCAAAGTATGTAGATAGTTTAGTAAATGACCTATTAGATTTTTCTAAGCTCGAAGCTGGAAAATTAAAGATTGAGAATATTCCGTTTATTTTATCTGATTTGATTGAAGAAACATCATCTAACCTTCAAGAAATTAATAAGAAAAAAAATATTGAACTTATTATTCAAATAGATGATAAGCTTGACCAAGCTGTAATTGGCGATCCGTTTAGAATAAGACAGGTATTAACTAATTTAATAAGCAATGCTTACAAATTTACCCACGAAGGGAGTATTAAGGTAATTGCCTCTGTAGAAATAGATCAACATAAAAAATACCAAACCAAAATAGCTGTTATAGATTCAGGAATAGGTATTGAAAAAGAAAAACAGCAACATATTTTTAAAGAATTTACGCAGGCAGATGATAGTACTGAAAAGAAATATGGTGGTTACGGATTAGGATTAACCATTTCAAAAAAACTTGCTGAATTATTAAACGGTTCTTTAAAATTAAAAAGTGAAAAAGATAAAGGGAGCACCTTTACTCTTCAAATTCCTTTAGCTGTTTCAGAAAACAAAACTATTATAAAAAAGAAAAAATTAGTTTCATTTATAAAACCAGGCTTATCAATTTTATTAATTGACGATGATACTGCTATGCTACGTTTACTGAAAGAAGTATGCGAAACACTACATATCGAAGCCATAAGTTTCTCTGATTTTAATGAGATTGACAAAACTAAAAATTTAAAATATGATGTAGTTTTAACGGATATACAAATGCCCACTATTGATGGCTTTGAGGTTTTAAAACATTTAAAAAGCGGCAATTATAAACATTATAAGAACCAGCCAATTTTAGCGATGACAGGCAGAAAAGATCTTAGCCAAGAAACGTATTATAAAGCCGGTTTTACAAGTACACTACAAAAGCCATTTTCTAAAGATATTTTCTTAGATGAGTTAAGTACATTGTTCCCCGAAAAGGCACTGAATGTTGAAAACAAAAGTAAAATTGTTACAAAAAATATAATTTCATCGCTTTATAGCTTAGATACTATATCTTCATTTTTAGGAGATAACGATGATGGTGTAAAGGACGTTATTAATACTTTTTTAATAGATACAGAAACTAACGTTACACAATTAAAAAACGCTACACGAACTAAAGATTTAAAAACGATAAATTCAGTTACTCACAGAATGCTACCAATGTTCAGACAGCTACAAGCAAACGAAATTATACCAACGCTTGAACAGTTTGAAACCTTAAAAGAAGATGAACTAACAGACAAAGAGATTAAGACAAAATTTAGAAAGGTTGAAAATAGTATTATAGCACTAAAACTAGCTTTAAATACTAATCAAATTATAAATCCAGATTATAATGGTTAATTTTATTATAAAGAGTTTTACGAGTTATTTGTAACAGTTTAGCCGCTTTAGATTTATTGAAATTTGTTTCTTTTAATGCTCTCAAAATTTGCTCTTTTTCATAGGCGTCTTTCGAGAAATTTTCTCCGACTACTTTTTTGCTAGGCTCAAAAAGCTCCTTAGGTAAAACAATCGTATCTATATAATCTCCATTTGTTAAAAGTACAGATCGTTTTATTACGTTTTGAAGTTCTCTTAAATTACCAGGCCAGTGGTATTTTCTAAATACAGCTTCGGTTTCGTCAGATAAGCCTAATACTTTTTTATCTAATGATTTGTTCGCTTTATCTAAAAAGAAGTCTGCAAATAAAATCAGGTCTTCTGAACGTTCTTGTAAAGAAGGTGTTTCAATCGAAAATTCATTTATTCGGTGATATAAATCTTCTCTGAAAGTACCTTTTTCTACAGCATCAATTAAATCTTCATTTGTAGCTGTAATTACGCGAACATCAACACTTATTTCTTTTGTACTACCTACACGTTTAATTTTTCTTTCTTGTAATGCTCTTAATAATTGTATTTGATTTTCGTAAGAAAGGTTTCCTATTTCATCTAAAAATAAGGTCCCTTTATTCGCA
Encoded proteins:
- a CDS encoding ATP-binding protein; its protein translation is MEKNKSKNKFTLRIILSYLILGGLALIAGIFILAEVKSYLVTDTSSKNDTKLIRTGSLLTQLYEAESLSKLALQTKTKENFTAYAQKIDSVSVEIDSLKQVIFNPYQTKLLDSVQYLLKQKTYNNEELRRLKLKNDANSSLDAALNKFLKMEASFEKISIYDFNPTPQKLPEYERKVLEDWVALLNANVPSNNKTNPNTKNIDSILQVSKKILTEAKNKDALTQRSLAEKEMEINKNDLDLSQQLRRIISAFEQEVINATYNDNQKREDILNRSTRLAGIAALLGFIVVGIFTFLITRDYWRVQTYRQNLEEEKKYSESLLKSREQLISTVSHDLRTPLNTITGYSELMENTGLTGKQVGYLRNVKSAAKYVDSLVNDLLDFSKLEAGKLKIENIPFILSDLIEETSSNLQEINKKKNIELIIQIDDKLDQAVIGDPFRIRQVLTNLISNAYKFTHEGSIKVIASVEIDQHKKYQTKIAVIDSGIGIEKEKQQHIFKEFTQADDSTEKKYGGYGLGLTISKKLAELLNGSLKLKSEKDKGSTFTLQIPLAVSENKTIIKKKKLVSFIKPGLSILLIDDDTAMLRLLKEVCETLHIEAISFSDFNEIDKTKNLKYDVVLTDIQMPTIDGFEVLKHLKSGNYKHYKNQPILAMTGRKDLSQETYYKAGFTSTLQKPFSKDIFLDELSTLFPEKALNVENKSKIVTKNIISSLYSLDTISSFLGDNDDGVKDVINTFLIDTETNVTQLKNATRTKDLKTINSVTHRMLPMFRQLQANEIIPTLEQFETLKEDELTDKEIKTKFRKVENSIIALKLALNTNQIINPDYNG